The segment CCGAACCCGGCACCACCACGGTCAGCGGCACCCGGGCCTGGCCGCCCGTCATCAGCGAGAACTTGTGCGCCTGGTTGGCGAGTTGCTCGAACACCAGGAACAGCAGCGACGGGATCTGCAGTTCGATCACCGGGCGCATCCCGTTCAGTGCGGCCCCGATGCCCGCCGAGGTGAACGCCTGCTCCGACAGCGGGACGTCCACCACCCTTTCGGCGCCGAAGCGTTGCTGCAGGCCCAGGGTCAGGCCGGCCAGCCCCGCGCCGACGTCCTCGCCGAACACGCACACCGCCGGGTCGGCCTCCAGCGCGTCCGCCAGCGCCCGGTTCATCGCCTTGGCGTACGACAACAGCGTCACAGTGCCGCTCCCGACCGGGGCCGCAGCCCGCTCGCGTACAGGTGGTCATTGGCCGTCGCCGGATCGGGCTCCGCCGAGGCCAGCGCGAACTCGGCGGCGGCGGAGAGCAGTTCGGCCACCTCGCGGTCGATCTCCGCCATCCGCCCGGTCGGCAGGCCGGTCGCCAGCGGATCGCGCTCCCGCCAGGACGCCACCTCCTCGGCCGTCCGGTACGACAGCCGGAAGCGTCGTTCCATCGTGTGGTGTGCCTCGAACCGGTACGTCAGGCACTCCAGGAACGACGGACCGCCCCCCGCGCGCGCCCGCTCCACCGCCCGCCCGGCCGCCGCCCGGACCGCCTCCACGTCCATCCCGTCCACCGTCTCGGCCGGGATGCCGAAGGCCGCCGCCCGGCCGCAGGCCGAACCGCCCACCGCCGAGGCGGCCGGCAGCGTCGTCGCGTAGCCGTTGTTCTCACAGACGAACACCGCCGGCGCCCGCCAGATCGACGCCAGGTTCAACGCCTCCAGCAGGACGCCCTGGTTGAGCGCGCCGTCGCCGAAGAACGAGGCCACCACGGTCGGTTCACCGCGCCGCCGGGCCGCCCAGGCCGAGCCGACCGCGATCGGCGCGCCCGCGCCGACGATGCCGTTCGCGCCCAGGATGCCCAACGAGAAGTCCGCGGCGTGCATCGAACCGCCCCGACCGCCGTTCAACCCGCCGACCCGGCCCAGCAGTTCGGCCAGCAGCCGACCGGGGTCCGCGCCCTTGGCCAGCACGTGCCCGTGCCCGCGGTGGGTCGAGGTCAACTGGTCGGCCGGATCCAGCGCGGCGCACACGCCGACCGCCACCGCCTCCTGCCCGATGTACGGGTGGGTGCCGCCGACCACCAGCCCCGACCGCACCCACTCCAGGGCCAGCTCCTCGAACGAGCGGATCAGCCGCATCGTCCGGTACCGGCCCGCCGGGTCCGCCAGGTGCGGCAGGCTCACCGGCCCGACCGCCGCGGCTCCGACCGCTGCGGCTCCGACTGCCGCGACTCCGACCGCCACAGCACCGGGCAGAACTCCGGGTCCGCGTAGTCCGGCCGGCCGTCCGCGTCCCGCCGCACCACCGCGTCGTGGTTGTACACCACCGGCGAGCCGTCCGGCTTCAGGAACGAGCGGTACCGGTTCGCCCCGTCCTGCAGGTGCAGCGACACCGCCCGGCGCGGCTGCGCCGACCGGTTCGGGCCCGAGCCGTGGTAGGTGCGGCAGTGGTGGAAGGACACGTGCCCGTGCGGGATCTCGATCGGCACGGTCCGTACCTCGGTACCGTTGAACTCGGCGTTCTCCCGCAGCAGTTGCTCCAGTTCGGAGCGGTCCCGGGCCGCGAAGTGCCGGGTCGAGTCGTCGCCGCCCGGCCGTTCCTCCCAGCGGTGGCTGCCGTCCACCATGGTGATGGTGCCCATCTCCTCCGTGCAGTCGTGGAACGGCAGGAACGCCGTCAGCATCCGCTGCGAGGTGGACGTCTGCCAGTAGTGCTTGTCGAAGTGCCACGGCACCACGTTGCTCGGCTCGCCCGGCACCGGCGGCTTGAAGATCAGCGTCGACTGGAACAGCCGGATCTCCTCCGCCTGCGCGAGCCGGGCCGCGACCGCGCCCAGCAGCGGCTTGCGCAGGATCCGGCCGATCTCCCCGTGCTCGTAGTGCACGTAGTCGTTGTGCCGCTGGACCGGCCCGTCCGACGGCTTCCAGGACGCCAGGTGCGGTGGCCGGGCCGGGAGTTCGCGGTCCCGCTCGCCCCCGTAGTAGCGCTCGGTGGCGTCCTGCAGCGCGTCCAGCTCGGCGTCGGAGAACAGCCGCCGGGACAGGTACCAGCCGCGCTCCGCGTACTCCAGTACCTCCTCGACGGTCGGCAGCAGCGCCGACTCCTCCTCGGTCAACTCGAACTGCTCCGCAACGGTGGTCATTTCGCGCTCCTCTCTCGTCCGTCCGGGCCTTGACCGGTCAGCTGTCCGCGGTGGCGCGCTCGCGCTCCACCGCCTCGTACAGGGCCTTGATGTTGGCGGTGCCGAAGGTGCCGGCGCCGCGCCGCTCCACCAGCTCCAGGAAGAAGGTCCGGCGCGGGTGGGTCGAGCGGGCGAAGATCTGGAACAGCTGGCCGCCGTGGTCCCGGTCCACCAGCACGTTGGTGTCCCGGAGTTCGGGCACCGGGATGGCCGTCGGGCCGAGCCGCGACTCCAGCGCCTCGTAGTACGCGCCCGGGGTGCTCAGGAACGCCACCCCGCGCCCGGCCAACTCCCGCACCGCGGCGGTGATCGACTCCGTCGCGTACGCCACGTGCTGGACGCCCGCGCCGCCGTGCGCCTCCAGGAAGCCGTCGATCTGGCCGGACGCCCGCGAGGTGTCCGGCTCCAGCAGGGTGAAGGTGACCGTCCCGCACGGGCTCTGCACCACCCGGGAGTCCATCGCCTGGTCACCGACCTCCACGTACTCCCGGAAGATCTCCCGGAAGCCCAGCCCGCGCACCGCCCAGTCCACCGAGGGGGCCAACTGCCCTCCCGGCACCACGATCGCCACGTGGTCCAGCGACAACAGCGCTCCCTCGCCCGGCAGTTCACCGCCCGGCAGCAGGTCCTCCGGGCCGACGAAACGCAGCGCCAGGTCGCCGAAGCCGGAGACCGTGCCCGCCCCGTCCAGGCAGCCGCCGCCCGCCTCCAGCGCCCGCTCGGCGGCCGAGGCCGCCGCCACCCCGTCGGCGTGCCGCAGCGCGATCACCGCGACGCCGTCGCCGTGCCGCCGCACCCATGCCGCGACCGGGTGCTCGGTCTCCACCGCCGAGGTCAGCAGCACCCGGATCGAACCCTGGTGCGCCAGCACCTGGCTGGTCCCCGGCGCGTCCTGGGCCGGCTCGCTCAGCGTGAACCCCCAGTCGTCGCGCAGTTGGGCGGCGTACTTGTGGGCGTCTTCCACGTACAGTTCGGTGTACGCGATGCCGGGCACGGTCATGAGTCCCCTCCGAGGTGCTTGGCCGTGATGCTCGGCGGCCCGAACAGCAGGCTCAGGTTGTGGCCGCCGAACGCGATCGAGTTGGACAGGGCGTGGCGCACGACACTGTGCTCGGCCGCGCCGCGGACGTGCCGCAACGCGCAGGCCTCGTCCGGCTGTTCGAGGTTCAGGGTGGGCGGGATCAGGCCCTCGGCGACGGTCAGCGCCGACACCGCCGCCTCCACCGCCCCCGAGGCGCCCAGCAGGTGGCCGGTCGCGCCCTTGGTCGAGCTCACCCACGGGTCGTGGTCGCCGAACACCTCGCGCAGGGCCGCCGCCTCCGCCCGGTCGCCCAGCTTGGTCCCGGTGCCATGGGCGTTGACGTAGTCGACGGCCGTCGGCGGCAGGCCCGCCGAGCGCAGCGCGGCCCGCATCGCGGAGATCGCGCCCGCGCCGTCCGGGCGCGGCATGGTCGGGTGGTGGGCGTCGGTGGCCGCACCCCAACCAGCCAGCCCCGCATAGGCGTTGGCCCCACGGGAAGCCGCGTGCTCGGTGCTCTCCAGGACCAGGACGGCGCTGCCCTCGCCCAGCACGAAGCCGTTGCGGCGGGCGTCGAACGGCCGGGACGCCTGCGTCGGGTCATCCCAACCGGCGGCCAGCGCACGCGAGTTGTCGAAGGCGGCGGCGATCGTCGGGTGCAGCGGGGCCTCCGCGCCGCCGCACACCACCACGTCCGCCTCGCCGCCGCGGATCAGCCGCAGGCCCTCGGCGATCGCCTGCGCGCCGGCCGCGCAGGCCGTGATCACCGCCGAGCTGTAGCCGCGGATGCCGTGCGTGATGGCGATCCGGGCGGCCGCCATGTTCGACAGCATGCCCGGCAGCAGGTACGGGCTGACCGCGGCCCGGCCGCGCGCGCGCCGTCCGACGGCCTGCAGCTCGTAGCTCTCCAGCCCGCCGCCGCCGGTGCCCAGCACCACCGCCACCCGCTCCGGATCGGTGTCCTGACGGATCGTCAGTTTCGCGTCCGTGAGGGCGTCCTCGGCGGCGGCCAGGGCGAGCAGCAGGTAGCGGTCGGCGACCCGGGTCTCGGTCGGCGGCAGCACCTCGGTGGCCGGGACGTGCGGGGCGATGCCCGCGACCCGCAGCCAGCCCGCCGCCGAGTGGTCGGCGGGCGGCGCGACCAGGCCGGAGCGGCCGGCCGCGAGGGCGCGGAACGACTCGGGCACGGCCCGGCCCAGCGGCGTCACCCAGCCGATGCCGGTGACCTGCGCGGCGACCTGCGCGGTGACCTGCGCGGCGATGGGTCCGGCGATGGGTCCGGCCTGGCTCACGGCGCCTCGGTTCCGGCGGTCGCGGTCGCGGTCGCGCTCTCGGTTCCGGCGGTCGCGGCCGCCGTCGCGGTGCTCTCGGCCAGGTGGCGCTGGCGCAGCAGCACCTTGCGGACCTTGCCGGTCGGGCCGAGCGGGATCCGGCCGTCCGGGACGGGCAGCACCGCGCGGACCACGGCCGCGACGTGCGGCTCCAGCGCGGCGAGCACCTCGGCAGTGCGGTCGGCGTCCTGGTCGGCGGCCGGGTCGAGTTGCAGCAGCACGTCGGCGATCGTCCGCTCGCCGTCGCGGAAGGCGACCACGGTGCAGTCGTGCACGTCCGGGCAGGAGGCCAGTACGCGCTCCTCGCTGGCAGCGGTGTGCAGGCGCCGGCCGTCGCCGAGGTCGACGGTGTCGACGGCGCGGTCCACGTGGTAGTAGTAGCCGTCCTCGTCGCGGTACATCAGGTCGCCGGTGAGGAAGTAGTCGCGCACCCGGGTGCGGTGGGTGGTGACCGAGTCGTTCCAGTAGCCGGGCGACAGGGTGGGTGAGCGGGTGCCCAACTCGCCCACCTCACCCGGGCCGAGCTCGTTTCCGTCCGGGTCGAGGACCGCGCAGTCGACGAAGGCGTGCGGGCGGCCCACGCAGCGGCCGTAGCGGTCGGAGTCGGCGGTGTGGCTGATGTGGAAGTGCGAGTGGCCCATCTCGGACGAGCCGAGGCCGTCGATGAACACCGATCCGGCGGCGCGCACCCGGCCCTGGCGGGTGGCGGTCTCGCGCGAACCCTGGGCGACCAGGCGGCGGATGTGCGCCTCGTGCGCGCAGTCGCCGGTGTTCCACCACAGGCCGACCGAGGACAGGTCGCGCGCGTCCAGGTCGCGCCGGGCCAGGTCGGCCCAGGTGGTGGCGAACCCGTAGACGCCGACCGGCTGCCAGCGCTCGATCGCGTCCAGCACCGCCGGGCCCGACTGCTGGGAGATCAGGTGCAGTTGGGCGTCGAAGCTGAGCGCCAGGTTGACCGCGATCAGTGTCGCCGCGTGCGCGGCCGGCAGCGCGCTGAGCACCCGGTCGATGCCCTGCGGGCGGGGCAGCAGCAGGCGGTGCCGGATCGCCGCGTACAGGCTCTGGTGCGAGTGCAGCACCGCCTTCGGCAGGCCGGTGGTGCCCGAGGAGTGGGTGATCGCCACCGGGTCGGTCGGCCAGTGCCGGTACGGGGCTGGCGCCGACTCCGGGTCGCCGTCGGCGAGTTCGGCGGTGTCGGCGAGGACCGGGGCGCCGAAGTCGACGTCCGCGAGGGCCTTGGCGTGCGCGGTGTCGGCGAGCAGCCCGACCGCGTTCAACCGGCGCAGGTAGCGGGCCGAAGTGTCCGCGTCCAGTGCCGGGTTGAGCAGGGCCGGGATCGCGCCGAGGCGGCTCAGCGCCAGGAAGGACAGCACCTGGTCGGCGGCGGCGGACGCCTGCACGGCGACCGGGTCGCGTCGACGCACCCCCAGGGCGTGCAGCGCGGCGGCCCTGGCCCTTACCGCGACGTCGAGTTGACGGAGCGTCAGGGCTTCGTTCGCCGGGTGGGAGTCGACGGGGGTGTCGAAGGTCAGGGTCGGCGAGTCCAGGCCGAGGCCCTGCTCGACCCGGGTGGTCAGGACGTTGCCCGCGCCGACGGAGCTGTCCGCGGACAGCGTGGCGCGAAGGGTTCGGAGGCTCATCGTTCCCGTTCTGGTCGTGGTGCGGGAGGGGGGAATCCCTCGGGCGGGGCCGCGCCGCGCGAGGGAGGAGGGCGAGGGGGTGGTACCGGCGGGGGCGCCCGGTCGCTCAGGGGGCGAGCAGGACGGCGGTGGCGTGGTCGGGCGGGCCCTGGACGGCGGTGATCACGAGCACCTGCTCGGCATCCCCGTCCTCGATCAACAGGGCCGCCCGGTCGTGCAGTTCGCGCTCGTCCTCGAAGCCGGGACCGAGCGCGACGACCGGACCGTCCAACTGCCAGCGGGCGGCGACGTGTCCGAGGACGGCGTTCGGATTGGACTGGAAGAACAGCAGCGGCGGAACCCGCAGCCCGGCGGCGGTGGCCCGGGCCAGCGCGTCCGCCGTGCCGGTGTCGCCGGTCGGACTGGCCAGCAGCAGCGCCGTGCGCGGCGCCCCGGCGGCCGGCGGCGCCCCGTAACGGGCGCGCAGGCAGCGCTCGGCGGTTCCGCCACCAGCGGACTGAACGCGGACTCCACGAACCCCGCGATGGCGGGCAGTTCGTCCGCCGGCCCGTCCGGCCACCGGGCGGCGGCCAGCACCCGCAACGGCCCGGCGAGCAGCCGGGGCGCCGAGGCGGGCGCGGGTACGGGGGGCGTGGCGTACGGGGCGGGCGAGGTGGTCGGGGCGGTCGGGGCGGTCATGCGGGAGCCACCAGGAGGACGGGCCGGGGACGGCGGGTACGGGGAACGGGCGGGGTGCGGGCCTCAGCAGGGGAGGCGGCCGCCGCGGTACATGGCGCACGGGGTGTACGTGGTGTCCGGGGCGTACGGGACGGCGGCCGGTCCGGGGCGGGGGTCGAGTGGTGGGCGCGTCGGTCCCGGCGGCGGGGGTGCCGCCGGGGGCGCGGGCGGGTCGGTGGCGGGGAGAGGAGGCGGGACGGTCATTCGGCTGCCACCAGGAGTGCGGTGTCGGCGCCGCCGAACGCGGCGTTCAGGGTCAGGGCGAGGGCCGGCGCCGGAGCGGCCGGCCGGGGGCGGTCGAGGACCAGGTCGAGCGGGCAGCCAGGGTCGGGCGCCTGCCAGCCGGCGTTCACCGGCAGCGACCCGGCGCGCAACACGCCCACGGTGACGGCCAGTTCGAGCAGGGCGGAAGCCTCCAGGGCGTGGCCGTGCACGGACTTGGTGGAGCTGACCGGCGGGGTGCCGGCCGGGAAGACCGCGCGCAGGGCGGCGGCCTCGGCGAGGTCGCCGAGCTTGGAGCCCGCGCCGTTGGCGTTGACGTAGCCGACCGCGGCCGGCTCGGCCCCCGCCCGGGCCAGCGCCCCGTGCACCGCCCGGGCCAGACCGGTGCCGTCCGGGTGCGGCCGGCAGACGTGGTAGGCGTCCCCGGTCCGGGCCCAGCCGGCGATCCTGGCGAGCGCCCGGCCGCCGCGCCGGCGCAGGGCCGGCTCGGACTCCAGGACCACCGCCACCGCCGCGTCCCCGAGCAGCATCCCCTGCCGCCCCAGGCTGAACGGGCGGACGGCGCCGTCCCCGGACAGCGCCCGGCCGGCGTCGAACACCGCGAAGGTGTCCGGCTCGACCAGGTATCCGGCCGCGACCAGTACCCGCTCGCGGCGGCCGGAGGCGATCAGCGCGGCGGCGTCGGCGACCGCGGTGGCCGCCGCGACGCACGCGCCGGTGTACACCCGGGGCCGCAGGCCGGTGCGCTCGGCGACCTCGGCGGCGACTGGTCCGGCCCGCCGGTCACCGTGCAGGGCGATCAGCAACTCTTCGTTCCGGTAAGGGACTTCGGGATCGGCCGAGCCGGAGAGCGCGCCCGCCTCGGCGAGCACCGCCACCAGTTGGTCGGCCAGCCGGGGCGAGCCCGGCCCGGTGGCGGCCCGGTCGGTGCGCTGGGCGGAGGTGCCGAAGCGCTCCACCCGGGTGAACGCGGGCCGCCCGGCGAGCACCCCGTCGGTCAGCGCCGCGAGCCCCGCGCCGAACGCCGAGCGCACACCGATCCCGCCGACCAGGACGGCGCGCCGCGGCGGGCCGTTCCGGAGAGCGGTCGCGGTCATGACGCGGCGGACCCCGTCGTCGCCCCGGCGGCGGCGATCTGCGCGCCGAGCGCGGTGACCGCGTCGTCCACCGTGCGGATGGCGTCGAGGCGCTCGTCGTCCAGGTCGATCTGCACGCCGTAGGCGTTCTCGGCCTCGGCGATCAGCCAGGTCAGCTCCAGCGAGCCCAGGTGCTCGTCGACCTGCTCGGGCGAGCGGTCGCCGTACCGGGCGAGCATGGCCAGCGCCTCGGTCCGGCCGAAGCGCACGTCGGCGGCGCCCATCAGGCGGTACCCACCGAGGTCTTGGCGATCCGGGCGGCGACCTCGGCGCTGAACTCGTCGATGGTCATCAGCGCGGTGGACTCCATGTCGTCCAGCTCGAAGCGGATGCCGAACTCCTCCTCGACCTGCACCGCGAGGTCCGCCAGCGCCAGCGACTCCAGGTCGAGGCCGGCCGGGCCGAGGTCGGTCTCCGAGGTGACCTGCGAGACGTCGTAGTTCATCGACGCCAGGGAGGTGAGGATGAACGAGCGGATCTGTTCCTGCATGAGCTGACTCTTTCCGGGGCGTCGGGATACGGATGTCGAGACACGAATGTCGGCGCATCGGTGTTGGGGCATGGGTGCTGGGACATGGATGCCGAGGCATCGATGTCGCGGCACGGGAGCGGGCGCGCGGGTGTGGTCGCACAGGTGTTGCGGCACGGATGTCCGATCATCGATGTCGAGACATCGATGACGGAGCATCGGTGCTGAGGCATGAATGCTGCGACACGGGTGTTGCGACACGGGTGTTGCGACACGGATGTCCGGACATCGATGCCGGGGCATCGGCGGCGGGGCATGACGCCAGGACGCGGCCGCTGAGGCGGCGGGGCCAGGACGTCGATGTCGCGACATGGTTGTCTCGACATGAATGTCGAGGCATTGATGCCGACGCATCGGTGAGGGGTCACCGATGTCGCGGCACGGATGTCGGATCATCGATGCCGAGACATCGATGATGTGTCATCAATGTCGCAACATGAATGTCGCGGCACTGATGTCATGGCACGAATGTCGCGTCACCGATGTCGCGTCACCGATGTCGCGGCACGGGTCACGTGCCACCGATGCCACGGCACCAGCGCCACGACGACGGTGCCGCAGTACGTACGAGCAGGTCGGTTCCGGGCGGAAGCGCGGACGGACGTGCGGACGGTGTCTGGAGCCGGCCGCCGGTCCGAGCGCACCGCGCCGGAAGGGGCGGGCGGGGAACGGGGTGGGGCGGGGGTGGAGCGGGGTGGGTCAGCGGGGGGTGTCGGCGACCTGTCGGCGCAGGGCGGCGGCGTCCCGCAGCAGCTTTCCGGTGGCGGTCCGGGGGAGCTGCGGCATCAGGTGCAGTCGGCGGGGGAGCTTGTAGCCCGCCAGTTCCTTGCCGAGCAGTTCGCGCAGCTGCTCGGCGGCGCCGTCCCGTTCGGACGGCGAGGAGGTGACGCCGTCGGCGGTCGCGGCGTAGGCCTCGATCGCGCCGTCGGCGAACAGCACCACGGCCTCGACCACACCGGGGAGCCCGGTGAGGGCCTGTTCGACCTCGTTCAGGTCGACCTTGAGACCGCCGATGGAAATCTGTGAGTCGCGCCGGCCGAGCACGGTGACCAGGCCGGTGGCGGCCTCGATCCGTGCGGCGTCGCGGGTGTGCAGCAGGCCGTCCGACCAGCGGGTGGGGTCGGTCAGGCCCAGGTAGGGGGACTCCGTCCGGGCGATGTGGAGTTCGCCGCCGGAGACGGTGAGCTCCATGCCGTGGACGGGTGCCACCGCCGGGTGGGTGCGCCCGGTCAGGTCGGTCGCGATCACGCCGGTCTCGGTCATCCCGTACATGGTGCCGAGCGGTACCCCGAAGCGTTCGCGGAACGCCGCGGGCAGCTGTGGGCGGACGAGTTCGCCGGCCACGATCATCCGCCGCAGGTGCGGAAGTTCGGGCGGCGCCGCGGCCGCGGCCAGCAGTTCGGCGTGGAACGGCACCCCGATCACGGTGGTCGGGGCGGTGCCGTCGGCGATGGCGGCCAGGATGCCCGCGGGGGTCATCCGTTGCGGCACCACCAGCTCCACGCCCGCGTGCAGGGCGTGCAGGAGTCCGCCGACCAGGCCGAGCACGTGCACTGTCGAGGACAGCAGCACGGTCCGCTCGCCGCGGGTCGGGAACTCCGGCAGCCGTGCGTAGCAGTCGAGTTCGCGCAGCAGGTCGGCGGCCGTCCGGGCGATCACCTTGGACGGGCCGGTCGACCCCGAGCTGAGCTGTACCAGGGCATGCTCGGAGGCGGCCGCCACGCCGTCCGGGAGCGACCGGAACTTCGGTCGCCCGTCGGCGAGTTCGACCAGCACCCGGGGATGCAGCCGGTCCACCGCGCGGTCCACCTCGACGGTGGTCAGCCGGTGGTCGAGCAGGACCGCCTGGGCGCCGGAGCGCCAAGCGGCCAACAGCACCGCGACGAACTCCGCCGACGGCGGCATCCGCAATGCCACCGTCCCGTGTTCGCCGAGGCCGGCGGCGGCCAGCTGCCGCTGCCGTTCGGCCACCAGGGCCCGCAAGGTCCCTCTGGCCACCGGAGCGCCGAAGCGCAGGCACGGTTCGCCGTCCGGTCCGGCGAGTAACTGCTCGTCCACCCAGTCCGCGGCGACCGTGCCGCCGCGTACCGGGGTTGGGGTAAGCGTCAACGCAACTCCACGCGCTCGTGTGGGAAGCAAGGTTCGGAAGTTGTGATGCTTCAGTGTGGATCCCCCGTCGGTGCCGACCTTTGCACGGGAGCGCATCAAGGGTCAAGGTCTATACCAGTGGCGGGCTGCCCCCTACGCTGTCCCTCGTTTTCGGACGAGTTGACGGTTCATCAGGAGGTTCGGACGCGATGGTTCCGCTCACACTGGCGGATCACGGCGCGTTGGCCAAGGCCCGACTGCCCGCCGTGATCTGGGATTTCTTCGACGGAGCGGCCGGGGACGAGTGGACCGCGAGGGCCAATTCGGAAGCCTGGCACCGCTACGTGCTGCGCCCGCGGGTCCTGGTCGACGTCTCGGCCCCCGACACCGGCACCGAGCTGTTCGGCACCCGGCTGGCCGCCCCGTACGGCGTCGCCCCGATGGCTTACCACGGCCTGGCCCACCCCGACGCCGAGTGCGCCACCGCCCGGGCCGCCGCCGAGGCGGGCGCGCTGCTGGTGGTGAGCATCTTCGCCGGCCGCACGCTGGAGCAGATCGCCGCCGCCGCGCCCGGCGCGCCGCGCTGGCTCCAGCTGTACTGGCTGCGCGACCGCGAGGCGCTCGCCGGGCTCGTCCGGCGCGCCGAACAGGCCGACTACCGGGCGCTGGTGCTCACCGTCGACGCGCCCAGGGTCGGCCGCCGGCTGCGTGACCTGCGCAACGCCTTCGCGCTGCCGCCCGGGATGACCGCCGCCAACCTGGCCGCCCGGCTGAGCAGCGAGGCCGGCCGGTCCGCGCCCGGCCGCTCCGGCATCGAGGAGCACTCCCGGCGGCAGTTCGACCCGTCGATCACCTGGGCCGACCTGGCCTGGTTGCGGCGGCACACCACGCTGCCGCTGGTGCTCAAGGGCGTGCTCACCGCCGAGGACGCGCGGCGGGCCGTCGAGCACGGCGTGGACGGCCTGGTCGTCTCCAACCACGGCGGCCGCCAGCTCGACGGCACCCCGCCCGCGCTCGACGCCCTGGCCGAGGTGGTGGACGCCGTCCCCGCCGAGTACCCCGTGCTGGTCGACGGCGGCCTGCGGCACGGCGGCGACCTCGCCAAGGCGCTGGCCCTCGGCGCCCGCGCCGCGCTGGTCGGCCGGCCCGTGCTGTGGGGCCTGGCGCACGGCGGTGCGGACGGCGCCCGGGCGGTGCTCGACCTGCTGCGCGAGGAGCTGCTCGACACCATGGTGCTGGCCGGCCGGCCCACCCTCGCGGACCTCGACCGCGGCGCGCTCGCGCCCTGGCCGCCGGCGCCGCGGACGTACCGCTGAGTGCGCTCCGCTCCCCTTATATATAGGGGACGTGACGGAGCATCGACAAAGCAAGCGAAAGAGAACGGAAGACCCCCCCGTGACGCACACCGACATCCCCGCCGCGGAGCCCGGCACGCCCGGCGCCGAACCCACCGTGCAAGCCCCCGTCGAACCCGCGCCGGCCCCCGCCGCCGACCCCGTCGCGGCGCTGTTCGCCGACTGGGACTGGGAGGACCCCGACGGCCTCGCGGCCCGCACCGACGCGTTCACCGACGACCTCGCCCGGTGCACCACGATCGAGCAGGTCAGCCCCGAAGTACCGCGTACGCACGAGGAGTTCCGGGCACTCGGCGTCACCGGCATCGAGTTCGCCGCGTTCCGCACCCGCCACCCGGAGGGCCTCGGCACCGACCTGGTCGGCCTGCACAACGACGCCGACGCCACCCGTCCCGGCCCGGTCTACCGGATCGACGGCAGCAGCCTGTACACCAGCCTGGACATCACCCGGCCGCTCCCGTTCGACGACCACAGCGTCGACTGGGTGTACGCCGAGCACCTGATCGAGCACGTCCCGCTCGGCACCGCCGTGTACTGGCTGGGCGAGGTGCGCCGGGTGCTGCGCCCCGGCGGACTGCTCCGGATCACCACGCCCGACCTGGCGAAGTACATCGCCGGCTACCTCGACGACCGCGAGCAGTTCTTCCGCCGCCACCGCCGCCGCCTGCGCACCATGCGGGTCGGCCCGCCGATGCCGGAGCGGCGCGCCTTCATGCTGAACCAGATCTTCTACCACTTCGGCCACCGCTGGATCTACGACGAGGCCGAGCTGCGGTACGTCCTGGACAGCGCCGGGTACGGTGGATTCGCCGTCACCCGACGGGAGTTCCAGACCGGCGCCCGGCCGGACGTCGCCG is part of the Kitasatospora setae KM-6054 genome and harbors:
- a CDS encoding thiamine pyrophosphate-dependent dehydrogenase E1 component subunit alpha, whose translation is MSLPHLADPAGRYRTMRLIRSFEELALEWVRSGLVVGGTHPYIGQEAVAVGVCAALDPADQLTSTHRGHGHVLAKGADPGRLLAELLGRVGGLNGGRGGSMHAADFSLGILGANGIVGAGAPIAVGSAWAARRRGEPTVVASFFGDGALNQGVLLEALNLASIWRAPAVFVCENNGYATTLPAASAVGGSACGRAAAFGIPAETVDGMDVEAVRAAAGRAVERARAGGGPSFLECLTYRFEAHHTMERRFRLSYRTAEEVASWRERDPLATGLPTGRMAEIDREVAELLSAAAEFALASAEPDPATANDHLYASGLRPRSGAAL
- a CDS encoding phytanoyl-CoA dioxygenase family protein; this encodes MTTVAEQFELTEEESALLPTVEEVLEYAERGWYLSRRLFSDAELDALQDATERYYGGERDRELPARPPHLASWKPSDGPVQRHNDYVHYEHGEIGRILRKPLLGAVAARLAQAEEIRLFQSTLIFKPPVPGEPSNVVPWHFDKHYWQTSTSQRMLTAFLPFHDCTEEMGTITMVDGSHRWEERPGGDDSTRHFAARDRSELEQLLRENAEFNGTEVRTVPIEIPHGHVSFHHCRTYHGSGPNRSAQPRRAVSLHLQDGANRYRSFLKPDGSPVVYNHDAVVRRDADGRPDYADPEFCPVLWRSESRQSEPQRSEPRRSGR
- a CDS encoding VOC family protein, whose protein sequence is MTVPGIAYTELYVEDAHKYAAQLRDDWGFTLSEPAQDAPGTSQVLAHQGSIRVLLTSAVETEHPVAAWVRRHGDGVAVIALRHADGVAAASAAERALEAGGGCLDGAGTVSGFGDLALRFVGPEDLLPGGELPGEGALLSLDHVAIVVPGGQLAPSVDWAVRGLGFREIFREYVEVGDQAMDSRVVQSPCGTVTFTLLEPDTSRASGQIDGFLEAHGGAGVQHVAYATESITAAVRELAGRGVAFLSTPGAYYEALESRLGPTAIPVPELRDTNVLVDRDHGGQLFQIFARSTHPRRTFFLELVERRGAGTFGTANIKALYEAVERERATADS
- a CDS encoding beta-ketoacyl-[acyl-carrier-protein] synthase family protein; the protein is MSQAGPIAGPIAAQVTAQVAAQVTGIGWVTPLGRAVPESFRALAAGRSGLVAPPADHSAAGWLRVAGIAPHVPATEVLPPTETRVADRYLLLALAAAEDALTDAKLTIRQDTDPERVAVVLGTGGGGLESYELQAVGRRARGRAAVSPYLLPGMLSNMAAARIAITHGIRGYSSAVITACAAGAQAIAEGLRLIRGGEADVVVCGGAEAPLHPTIAAAFDNSRALAAGWDDPTQASRPFDARRNGFVLGEGSAVLVLESTEHAASRGANAYAGLAGWGAATDAHHPTMPRPDGAGAISAMRAALRSAGLPPTAVDYVNAHGTGTKLGDRAEAAALREVFGDHDPWVSSTKGATGHLLGASGAVEAAVSALTVAEGLIPPTLNLEQPDEACALRHVRGAAEHSVVRHALSNSIAFGGHNLSLLFGPPSITAKHLGGDS
- a CDS encoding class I adenylate-forming enzyme family protein yields the protein MSLRTLRATLSADSSVGAGNVLTTRVEQGLGLDSPTLTFDTPVDSHPANEALTLRQLDVAVRARAAALHALGVRRRDPVAVQASAAADQVLSFLALSRLGAIPALLNPALDADTSARYLRRLNAVGLLADTAHAKALADVDFGAPVLADTAELADGDPESAPAPYRHWPTDPVAITHSSGTTGLPKAVLHSHQSLYAAIRHRLLLPRPQGIDRVLSALPAAHAATLIAVNLALSFDAQLHLISQQSGPAVLDAIERWQPVGVYGFATTWADLARRDLDARDLSSVGLWWNTGDCAHEAHIRRLVAQGSRETATRQGRVRAAGSVFIDGLGSSEMGHSHFHISHTADSDRYGRCVGRPHAFVDCAVLDPDGNELGPGEVGELGTRSPTLSPGYWNDSVTTHRTRVRDYFLTGDLMYRDEDGYYYHVDRAVDTVDLGDGRRLHTAASEERVLASCPDVHDCTVVAFRDGERTIADVLLQLDPAADQDADRTAEVLAALEPHVAAVVRAVLPVPDGRIPLGPTGKVRKVLLRQRHLAESTATAAATAGTESATATATAGTEAP
- a CDS encoding beta-ketoacyl synthase N-terminal-like domain-containing protein; amino-acid sequence: MTATALRNGPPRRAVLVGGIGVRSAFGAGLAALTDGVLAGRPAFTRVERFGTSAQRTDRAATGPGSPRLADQLVAVLAEAGALSGSADPEVPYRNEELLIALHGDRRAGPVAAEVAERTGLRPRVYTGACVAAATAVADAAALIASGRRERVLVAAGYLVEPDTFAVFDAGRALSGDGAVRPFSLGRQGMLLGDAAVAVVLESEPALRRRGGRALARIAGWARTGDAYHVCRPHPDGTGLARAVHGALARAGAEPAAVGYVNANGAGSKLGDLAEAAALRAVFPAGTPPVSSTKSVHGHALEASALLELAVTVGVLRAGSLPVNAGWQAPDPGCPLDLVLDRPRPAAPAPALALTLNAAFGGADTALLVAAE